One genomic region from Planifilum fulgidum encodes:
- a CDS encoding DUF2339 domain-containing protein, translated as MEWIVIIGLIIYLIFERDRTNRLERELKELKQRIAPLHRPDPGAHVQGLPQDERRRAAGDSSMLPHPVSVSREKELKEKPSPFGPGKKPEPAVPRPVPAGGKAASVTSPRRSRSEWEQLIGGKWMNRVGAFALILGIGFFLKYAFDNNLIPEWMRVLIGFLAGAGLLIAGGRFSRKGLPIFAQGLVGAGIAVLYLSVYASFNFYHLVPQMAAFVGMSGVTVLAFQQAMRHHSLAVSLLGWTGGYLTPFLLSTGEAQSLGLLTYLALLTAGVLLVIAKREQWIVLLPLTFVATYLVFGFWRSEMFSADETGIALAFAVVYWGLFHGLDLFCWLKRVKSHAVIRRIVSAFNALFFTVIVYDLVSFEASDWTAAALLLIGMAYGGSFLMADRMKPFPKPIRGQLSQCLFIAAGLVVLATLDRFSGYTLTVLWGLEACLMAFWGISKKHRPLWLTALGLFGLIPLHLAYSAAANPIPVADFIPLFNMRAFASIATAGALGAGAYIYRRLKGTWRSVPTILHLLWCILLFVWLTGEVHQFFGKLMLEESGMRRQLLEIRQVWSIAGVWLAYALLLIRIGLVKKKPPLVFAGLGAMVFAFGTGFILGWFYDPIALYTPVLNVRFLMLALIALAVYLTGRWLRGEKKFHVKGLSIVISVVIGFVLFQMMTAETLDYYRQAAHLLEEQGASPEEIYRLSNREQLTLSMVWIFYSLALMAMGIWRRKQGARMMAFGLFGLTVLKIFLFDLSFLETLYRIISFIALGLILIGVSYVYSRYKGLFMPDDRKKAAE; from the coding sequence ATGGAATGGATTGTCATCATCGGACTCATTATTTATTTGATTTTCGAAAGGGACAGAACCAACCGTCTGGAACGCGAATTGAAGGAATTGAAACAAAGGATCGCTCCCTTGCATCGGCCGGATCCCGGCGCCCATGTCCAAGGCCTCCCACAAGACGAACGGCGCCGCGCCGCCGGGGATTCATCGATGCTTCCCCATCCGGTTTCGGTTTCCCGGGAAAAGGAGCTTAAGGAGAAACCTTCGCCTTTCGGTCCGGGCAAAAAACCGGAACCGGCGGTTCCTCGTCCCGTTCCGGCCGGAGGAAAAGCGGCCTCCGTCACTTCCCCCCGCCGCTCCCGTTCCGAATGGGAACAGCTGATCGGGGGAAAATGGATGAACCGGGTCGGGGCGTTTGCCCTGATTTTGGGCATCGGGTTTTTCCTCAAATACGCCTTTGACAACAATCTGATCCCCGAATGGATGCGCGTGCTGATCGGATTCCTGGCCGGAGCCGGTCTGTTGATCGCCGGCGGCCGCTTTTCGAGAAAGGGATTGCCCATCTTCGCCCAAGGGCTGGTGGGAGCGGGAATCGCCGTTTTATATCTCTCCGTGTACGCTTCCTTCAACTTTTACCACTTGGTCCCGCAAATGGCGGCTTTTGTGGGCATGTCAGGAGTCACCGTCCTCGCCTTTCAACAGGCGATGCGCCATCATTCCCTGGCCGTCTCCCTGCTGGGATGGACCGGAGGTTATCTGACGCCCTTTCTTCTCAGCACGGGAGAAGCCCAGTCGTTGGGACTTCTCACCTATCTCGCCCTGCTGACGGCGGGAGTTTTGCTGGTGATCGCCAAAAGGGAGCAGTGGATCGTCCTGTTGCCCCTGACCTTTGTCGCCACATACCTGGTATTCGGATTCTGGCGCTCCGAGATGTTCTCCGCGGATGAGACCGGGATTGCCCTCGCCTTTGCCGTGGTTTATTGGGGTCTTTTCCACGGACTGGACCTTTTCTGCTGGCTGAAAAGGGTGAAGTCCCACGCGGTGATCCGCCGGATCGTCAGCGCCTTCAACGCCTTGTTCTTCACCGTCATCGTTTACGACCTGGTGAGCTTTGAGGCGAGCGATTGGACAGCCGCGGCCCTTTTGCTCATCGGCATGGCTTACGGGGGCTCCTTCCTGATGGCGGACCGGATGAAACCCTTCCCCAAGCCGATCCGGGGACAGCTTTCCCAGTGTCTGTTCATCGCCGCCGGCCTGGTCGTCCTGGCCACCCTGGACCGGTTTTCCGGATACACCCTGACGGTTCTCTGGGGATTGGAAGCCTGTCTCATGGCCTTCTGGGGCATTTCCAAAAAACACCGACCCCTGTGGCTGACCGCATTGGGATTGTTCGGGCTGATCCCGCTTCACCTCGCCTACAGCGCCGCGGCAAATCCGATTCCCGTCGCCGACTTCATCCCGCTGTTCAACATGCGGGCGTTCGCCTCGATAGCGACGGCGGGGGCGCTCGGCGCCGGTGCGTACATCTACCGGCGGCTGAAGGGAACCTGGAGGTCGGTCCCGACCATCCTGCATCTTCTTTGGTGCATCTTGCTCTTCGTCTGGCTCACGGGGGAAGTCCACCAGTTCTTCGGGAAGCTGATGCTGGAAGAGTCGGGAATGCGGCGGCAACTTCTCGAAATCCGGCAGGTCTGGAGCATCGCGGGGGTGTGGCTGGCCTATGCCCTTCTCCTCATCCGGATCGGTCTGGTGAAAAAGAAGCCCCCTCTCGTCTTCGCCGGCCTCGGCGCGATGGTGTTCGCCTTCGGAACCGGCTTCATCCTCGGCTGGTTCTACGACCCCATCGCCCTTTACACACCGGTGCTTAATGTCCGTTTCCTCATGTTGGCACTGATCGCCCTGGCCGTCTATCTCACGGGACGATGGCTGCGCGGGGAGAAGAAATTCCATGTCAAGGGGCTGTCCATTGTCATCTCCGTCGTGATCGGTTTCGTCCTGTTCCAAATGATGACGGCCGAAACCCTTGACTACTACCGCCAGGCGGCCCACCTGCTGGAGGAGCAGGGGGCGTCCCCGGAGGAGATTTACCGCCTGTCCAACCGGGAACAGCTGACGTTATCGATGGTGTGGATTTTCTACTCCCTCGCGCTGATGGCCATGGGAATCTGGCGCCGAAAACAAGGGGCGCGGATGATGGCCTTCGGACTGTTCGGCCTGACCGTCCTGAAAATCTTCCTCTTCGACCTGTCTTTTCTCGAGACGCTCTACCGCATCATCTCCTTCATCGCGCTCGGTTTGATTCTGATCGGGGTCTCTTACGTGTACAGCCGGTACAAAGGCCTGTTTATGCCCGATGACAGAAAAAAAGCGGCCGAATGA
- a CDS encoding M1 family metallopeptidase: MKRALVELRFWACLGFCLVLAAIALMGQLDRLRASEVPARLSMGKASSPTASRPVYRIRADYDDKARTVAGRMEVTLPKNRSETWEEVYFRLYPNAFRRWQWEEHSKPKEPGYLDVTEVKVNGRKAATHIDGTVMRVNLPKPLQPGQSARIEMKYRLKLPRGGSRLNAFGRTAFLAQWYPMLAVKDEDGWHTEPYTTVGDPFYSQMSDFEVTFRVPEGYRVITSADDDPTKPAKGTVTLRQENMRDFAAVITKDYEVIQGAAGDVEVNLWYQKGMEKEAKKLHRAAVSGMRFFGSLFGPYPYREVDVVLGETGYGIAGMEYPGLVTSIPKYPTRKGERPAVNVVVHELAHQWWYGVVGNNQVKEPWLDEGLTTFSEMLYMHDKMGEDQREFLARAAEVSDEIHKRQGVTSVEPLYRYSDSIYGLMVYTRPAAMLWRLMDEIGKEKVLEILRTYYDRYKFQVATTRDFIRVANEVAGRDLTPFFDRWLFFKEKDIRKAG, translated from the coding sequence ATGAAACGCGCCTTGGTGGAGCTCCGCTTCTGGGCTTGTCTTGGGTTTTGCCTGGTTTTGGCCGCGATTGCTTTGATGGGGCAGCTGGATCGTCTGCGGGCGTCGGAGGTGCCGGCCCGTCTGTCGATGGGAAAAGCGTCTTCCCCGACCGCCTCCCGCCCCGTCTACCGGATCAGGGCCGATTATGACGACAAAGCCCGCACGGTCGCCGGACGGATGGAGGTGACGCTGCCGAAAAATCGATCGGAAACGTGGGAAGAGGTCTATTTCCGCCTTTACCCCAATGCCTTCCGCCGGTGGCAATGGGAGGAGCACTCGAAACCGAAGGAACCGGGTTATCTGGATGTGACGGAGGTTAAGGTGAACGGCCGAAAGGCGGCGACCCATATCGACGGAACCGTGATGAGGGTGAACCTGCCGAAGCCCCTTCAGCCGGGACAATCCGCCCGAATCGAGATGAAATACCGCCTGAAACTGCCCAGGGGGGGAAGCCGCCTGAACGCCTTCGGTCGCACCGCCTTTCTCGCCCAATGGTATCCGATGCTGGCCGTGAAGGACGAGGACGGCTGGCACACGGAACCCTACACCACCGTGGGGGATCCCTTTTATTCCCAGATGTCCGATTTTGAAGTGACGTTCCGGGTGCCGGAAGGATACCGGGTAATCACCAGCGCCGATGATGACCCGACGAAGCCGGCGAAGGGGACCGTGACCCTCCGCCAGGAAAACATGAGGGATTTTGCCGCCGTCATCACCAAAGATTACGAGGTGATCCAAGGAGCGGCGGGGGATGTGGAGGTCAACCTCTGGTATCAAAAGGGAATGGAGAAAGAGGCGAAAAAACTGCACCGGGCCGCCGTATCCGGCATGCGGTTCTTCGGAAGCCTGTTCGGGCCCTATCCCTATCGCGAGGTGGACGTGGTGCTGGGAGAGACCGGCTACGGGATCGCGGGCATGGAGTATCCCGGCCTTGTCACGTCCATTCCCAAATACCCCACCCGGAAAGGGGAGCGTCCCGCCGTCAATGTCGTGGTGCACGAGCTGGCCCATCAGTGGTGGTACGGAGTGGTCGGCAACAATCAGGTGAAGGAACCCTGGCTGGATGAGGGTTTGACCACCTTTTCCGAGATGCTGTACATGCATGACAAGATGGGGGAAGATCAGCGGGAGTTTCTGGCGAGGGCGGCGGAAGTGAGCGATGAAATCCATAAAAGGCAGGGGGTGACCTCGGTGGAGCCCCTGTACCGGTACTCCGACTCCATCTACGGGTTGATGGTCTACACCCGTCCCGCCGCCATGCTCTGGAGGCTGATGGATGAGATCGGAAAGGAGAAGGTGTTGGAAATCCTCCGAACCTATTATGACCGGTACAAGTTCCAGGTGGCCACCACCCGGGATTTCATCCGGGTGGCCAATGAGGTGGCCGGCAGGGACCTTACGCCCTTTTTTGACCGCTGGCTCTTTTTCAAGGAGAAGGACATAAGGAAGGCGGGATAG
- a CDS encoding tRNA (adenine(22)-N(1))-methyltransferase: MSLSPSPSRDVKCSERLQAVARWVPAGTTVADIGADHAHLLIHLVLRKRIEKGIAGELNKGPFENARSQVRRWGLSDRIEVRRGDGLSVLKEGEADVIVIAGMGGPLIAKILDQGREKLSGAFRLVLQPNTGGERVRRWLRQNGWAPVGETLVEEGGTLYEIIAAERGEDEALYRQPPASEEQLLLLGPLLWREKHPLLIKKWLQELAARERILERVRAGRTEEAARRAAQLEEEIAQWRRLRKWLCEENP, encoded by the coding sequence TTGTCCCTTAGTCCGTCCCCTTCAAGGGATGTGAAATGCTCCGAGCGGCTCCAGGCCGTCGCCCGTTGGGTTCCCGCGGGGACGACCGTGGCGGATATCGGGGCGGATCACGCCCATCTCCTGATCCATTTGGTTCTCCGGAAGCGGATTGAGAAAGGAATTGCCGGGGAATTGAACAAAGGTCCCTTCGAAAACGCCCGATCACAGGTCCGGCGCTGGGGTCTTTCGGACCGGATCGAGGTGCGCCGGGGAGACGGGCTTTCCGTCCTGAAAGAGGGCGAAGCGGATGTGATCGTCATCGCCGGGATGGGCGGCCCCCTCATCGCGAAGATTCTGGATCAGGGCAGGGAGAAGCTGTCCGGCGCCTTTCGGCTCGTTCTTCAACCCAACACCGGAGGGGAGCGGGTGCGGCGGTGGCTCAGACAAAACGGGTGGGCGCCCGTGGGGGAGACCCTCGTGGAAGAAGGGGGAACCCTGTATGAAATCATCGCCGCGGAGCGGGGAGAGGACGAAGCGTTGTACCGGCAGCCGCCCGCATCGGAGGAGCAATTGCTCCTGCTCGGTCCCCTCCTCTGGAGGGAAAAACATCCCTTGCTGATCAAAAAATGGCTTCAGGAACTGGCCGCCCGCGAACGAATCCTCGAGCGGGTCCGGGCCGGCCGGACGGAGGAGGCGGCCCGGCGGGCGGCGCAGCTGGAGGAAGAAATCGCCCAATGGAGGAGGTTGAGGAAGTGGCTGTGCGAGGAGAATCCCTGA
- a CDS encoding acyl-CoA dehydrogenase → MNFDLTEEQKMIRKLMRDFAEGEVAPGADERDRKKEFPLEVIKKMAKLNLMGLPFPEEYGGAGADTISFAIAVEELSRVDASVGITYSAHISLGCAPIYLFGTEEQKRKYLVPLCRGETLGAFGLTEPNAGSDAGGTRTKAERDGDEWVINGTKCFITNASYADFVSLTAVTGRKGDKSEITAFIVPTDAEGFTVNANYLKMGLHSSNTTELVLENVRVPHENVLGKIGEGFKQFLITLDGGRIGIGAMAVGIAQGAYEAALRYAKERVQFGQSLSKFQAIQHKLADMAMNIEVARNMVYKAAWLKDQGRRFTKEASMCKLFASEMAMRVCDQAVQIHGGWGYMHDFKVERYFRDAKLTEIGEGTSEIQRNIIAREIGC, encoded by the coding sequence ATGAATTTTGATCTTACAGAAGAGCAAAAAATGATCCGCAAATTGATGCGGGATTTCGCCGAGGGGGAAGTGGCTCCCGGTGCCGATGAGCGGGACCGGAAGAAGGAGTTCCCCCTGGAAGTGATAAAAAAGATGGCGAAGCTGAACCTGATGGGATTGCCTTTCCCGGAGGAGTACGGCGGCGCCGGTGCCGACACGATCAGCTTCGCCATTGCCGTCGAGGAGCTTTCGCGGGTGGACGCTTCGGTGGGGATCACCTACTCCGCCCACATCTCCCTGGGCTGTGCGCCCATCTATCTGTTCGGGACGGAAGAACAGAAGCGGAAATACCTGGTTCCCCTCTGCCGGGGAGAGACCCTGGGCGCCTTCGGCCTGACGGAACCGAACGCCGGATCGGATGCCGGGGGCACCCGGACGAAGGCGGAAAGAGACGGGGACGAATGGGTGATCAACGGGACCAAATGCTTCATCACCAACGCCAGTTACGCCGATTTCGTCTCCCTGACGGCGGTGACGGGGCGGAAAGGGGACAAGAGTGAGATCACGGCCTTCATCGTCCCCACCGACGCCGAAGGGTTTACCGTCAACGCCAACTACCTGAAAATGGGACTCCACAGTTCCAACACGACGGAACTGGTGTTGGAAAATGTGCGGGTTCCCCATGAAAATGTCCTGGGCAAAATCGGCGAAGGGTTCAAGCAATTCCTGATCACCCTGGACGGAGGGCGAATCGGCATCGGCGCCATGGCCGTGGGCATCGCCCAGGGAGCCTATGAGGCGGCGCTCCGCTACGCCAAGGAGCGGGTGCAATTCGGGCAGTCCCTTTCCAAGTTTCAGGCGATTCAGCACAAACTGGCGGATATGGCGATGAACATCGAAGTGGCCCGCAACATGGTGTACAAGGCGGCATGGTTGAAGGATCAGGGGCGGCGCTTCACGAAGGAAGCCTCCATGTGCAAGCTGTTCGCTTCGGAGATGGCGATGCGCGTCTGCGACCAGGCGGTGCAGATCCACGGCGGTTGGGGATACATGCACGACTTCAAGGTGGAACGCTACTTCAGGGATGCCAAACTGACCGAAATCGGGGAAGGAACTTCGGAAATCCAGCGCAACATCATCGCCCGGGAAATCGGGTGTTGA
- a CDS encoding GDSL-type esterase/lipase family protein codes for MRRVMAIGAVLLATGFAGLWALLGPSKPADIPREGGFLRELRKIAAEEGRLDYLVLGDSVALGKGSVKEAGYGYWVAEYLKGEGIDVHLDNRAVSGQTSDQLLRSLDNRDLLAKVRESDLISITIGGNDLLKELLLRGNPVDALMEFRHIQNRYLNNLRAILEKIRACNPRAPVLITSLYNPLGPEEPYFSVVRKRIIQWNQGMKEVARDYPATTVIDVDRRLLPDDRNWLADEIHPNDRGYQLMAEGLLEIIRGEMSGVVRR; via the coding sequence ATGCGCAGGGTGATGGCGATCGGGGCAGTGCTGTTGGCGACGGGTTTCGCCGGCCTGTGGGCACTGTTGGGTCCGTCGAAACCCGCAGACATCCCCCGGGAGGGGGGATTTCTTCGGGAGCTAAGAAAGATCGCGGCCGAGGAAGGCAGGTTGGATTATCTGGTCCTCGGCGATTCGGTCGCCCTGGGAAAGGGATCGGTGAAGGAGGCGGGCTACGGTTACTGGGTTGCGGAATATCTCAAAGGGGAAGGGATCGATGTCCACTTGGACAACCGGGCCGTTTCGGGACAGACGTCGGACCAACTGCTGCGATCCCTGGACAATCGCGATCTCTTGGCAAAAGTTCGGGAGTCGGACCTGATTTCCATTACCATCGGCGGAAACGATCTCCTGAAGGAATTGCTCCTTCGCGGCAATCCCGTCGATGCCCTGATGGAGTTTCGGCACATCCAAAACCGGTATCTGAATAACCTGCGGGCCATCCTGGAAAAGATCCGGGCGTGCAATCCCCGCGCCCCGGTGTTGATCACCTCCCTTTACAATCCCCTGGGTCCGGAGGAACCCTATTTTTCGGTCGTCCGGAAACGGATCATTCAATGGAACCAAGGGATGAAGGAGGTGGCCCGCGACTATCCCGCCACGACGGTGATCGATGTGGATCGCCGCCTGCTCCCCGATGACCGCAACTGGTTGGCCGATGAAATCCATCCCAACGATCGGGGTTACCAGCTGATGGCGGAGGGATTGCTGGAAATCATCCGCGGAGAGATGTCGGGGGTGGTCCGGCGGTGA
- a CDS encoding endonuclease/exonuclease/phosphatase family protein gives MLPEVILRPYFRFAEIVGRGGEGWVLVMSYNIRHGLGCDGVLDLERIAAVIESVSPDVVGLNEVDVRFHRRSGWADQLGWLSRRLKMASCFGPTLRRRHGGLPSGGYGNGLLTRDPILRHHHLTFSMKVGEPRGILVADLEREGRTVRLVVTHLGLTPVMRRRQVEALRGLCREWTGPMVVMGDWNVTPEQPEVTRLSPWLTDALSFCGVTGGTYPCLRPRKRIDYIFCSSHFRILEASVVSVEDCPSDHLPVKCLLDWSKDEAGSGIMGTNRRAERDGGGRSRSRLSG, from the coding sequence ATGTTGCCGGAGGTGATCCTCCGGCCTTATTTTCGTTTTGCCGAGATCGTGGGTCGCGGAGGTGAAGGTTGGGTGCTGGTGATGTCCTACAACATCCGCCACGGGCTGGGCTGTGACGGGGTGTTGGATCTGGAGCGGATCGCCGCGGTGATCGAGTCCGTCTCTCCCGATGTGGTCGGCTTGAACGAAGTGGATGTCCGCTTTCACCGCCGCAGCGGATGGGCAGACCAGCTCGGATGGCTGTCCCGCCGGCTGAAAATGGCATCTTGTTTTGGTCCCACCCTCCGGAGGCGGCATGGGGGGCTGCCTTCGGGCGGATACGGAAACGGCCTGCTGACGAGGGATCCGATTCTCCGCCACCACCATCTCACCTTCTCCATGAAGGTCGGCGAGCCCCGCGGGATCCTGGTCGCCGATCTGGAGCGGGAAGGGAGGACGGTGCGGCTGGTCGTGACCCATCTGGGGCTGACGCCCGTGATGCGCAGGCGGCAGGTGGAGGCCCTCCGGGGTCTCTGCCGGGAATGGACGGGTCCGATGGTGGTGATGGGGGATTGGAATGTGACGCCGGAACAGCCGGAAGTGACCCGTCTCAGCCCCTGGCTGACCGATGCCCTTTCCTTTTGCGGGGTGACCGGGGGAACCTATCCGTGTCTGCGACCCCGCAAGCGGATCGATTACATCTTTTGCTCATCCCATTTTCGGATCCTGGAGGCGTCCGTGGTTTCGGTGGAGGACTGCCCATCCGATCATCTGCCCGTAAAATGCCTGCTGGACTGGTCGAAAGATGAGGCCGGTTCCGGTATAATGGGTACGAACCGGCGTGCGGAACGGGATGGAGGGGGAAGATCCCGAAGCCGGCTCTCCGGATGA
- a CDS encoding Nif3-like dinuclear metal center hexameric protein, which produces MAVRGESLIRALEEWAPPSLAVERDPIGLQVGDPGAEVTGVLVTLDVTEEVVDEALRLGANWIVSHHALIYRPLHHLRGDRPAGRLAAKLLKNGINVYVAHTNLDTAAGGVNDVLAEKLGLENAEVLAPHFRERLKKIVVFVPEDHHMNVLNAMCEAGAGWIGNYSHCTFNSRGTGTFLPREGTNPYIGQQGKLEQVEEVRLETIVPESAQARVVQAMLEAHPYEEVAYDIYPLDLPGRSFGLGRIGRLPEKTRLKDLAERVKQAYGIPALRLVGDPDRPVSTVAVLGGSGGRYARTALERGADVFITGDIDYHTALDALAAGLALIDPGHHVERLVLERVCQILREKWAPPGMKVVPTNVHRDPFQFL; this is translated from the coding sequence GTGGCTGTGCGAGGAGAATCCCTGATCCGCGCCCTGGAGGAATGGGCGCCTCCGTCCCTGGCGGTGGAAAGGGATCCGATCGGCCTTCAGGTGGGGGATCCCGGGGCGGAAGTGACCGGAGTCTTGGTCACGCTGGACGTGACGGAGGAAGTGGTTGACGAAGCCTTGCGCCTCGGGGCCAACTGGATCGTCAGCCATCATGCGTTGATCTATCGTCCCCTTCACCATTTGCGCGGGGACCGGCCGGCGGGTCGGTTGGCGGCGAAATTGTTGAAAAACGGCATCAATGTGTATGTGGCCCACACCAATCTGGACACCGCGGCCGGGGGGGTCAACGACGTCCTGGCGGAAAAGCTGGGGCTGGAAAACGCGGAAGTGCTGGCTCCCCATTTCCGGGAGCGGTTGAAAAAGATCGTCGTGTTTGTCCCCGAGGATCACCACATGAACGTTTTGAATGCCATGTGCGAAGCGGGGGCGGGATGGATCGGCAACTACAGCCACTGCACCTTCAATTCCCGGGGGACGGGCACGTTTCTTCCCCGCGAGGGAACGAATCCCTACATCGGGCAGCAGGGAAAGCTGGAGCAGGTGGAGGAAGTGCGGCTGGAGACGATCGTTCCCGAGTCGGCTCAGGCCCGGGTGGTGCAAGCCATGCTGGAAGCGCACCCCTATGAAGAAGTGGCCTACGACATCTATCCCCTGGACCTTCCCGGCCGATCCTTCGGGCTGGGGCGGATCGGGCGGTTGCCGGAAAAAACCCGCCTGAAAGACCTGGCCGAAAGGGTGAAGCAGGCCTACGGAATCCCCGCCCTTCGCCTGGTCGGAGATCCGGATCGCCCGGTATCCACCGTGGCGGTTTTGGGCGGCTCGGGCGGCCGCTACGCCCGGACGGCCTTGGAGCGCGGGGCGGATGTTTTCATCACCGGCGATATCGACTACCATACGGCCCTGGATGCCTTGGCCGCCGGCCTTGCGCTGATCGATCCGGGCCATCATGTGGAGCGTCTGGTCCTGGAGCGGGTTTGCCAAATTCTGCGGGAAAAGTGGGCTCCTCCGGGGATGAAGGTCGTTCCGACGAACGTACACCGCGATCCCTTCCAGTTCCTTTGA
- a CDS encoding AMP-binding protein → MIHKTVGDLLDETVERFGERDAVVYPELGIRWSWSEFQKQCNRAAKGLMRLGLGKGHHLAIWATNLPEWVITQFATGKMGAVLITVNTQYRTRELEYLLRQSDTETLILMEGFRGNSYLDMIYEICPELKESMPGQLRSARLPRLKNVIFIGDERKPGMFLWKDILALGDEVSDEELRRRQASLHPDDVINMQYTSGTTGFPKGVMLTHNNIVNNARNVAECMKLTHEDRLCIPVPFFHCFGCVMGTLACAGTGATMVPLIAFDPLKVLQAVEQERCTALHGVPTMFIAELNHPDFRKFDLSSLRTGIMAGSNCPIEVMRRVVDEMGAKEITIAYGQTESSPVITQTRTDDPIELRVSTVGRVLPNVEAKIVDPATGREVPPGVQGELCTRGYHVMKGYYKMPEATAEAIDDEGWLHTGDLAVMDENGYFRITGRLKDMIIRGGENIYPREIEEFLYTHPKILDVQIVGVPDEKYGEQVAAFIRVKEGEQLTPEEVRAFCEGKIARYKIPRHVFFVDEYPMTASGKIQKFRLREMAARELGLEKKEESV, encoded by the coding sequence CTGATTCACAAGACCGTGGGAGATTTGTTGGACGAGACCGTCGAGCGATTCGGCGAACGGGACGCCGTCGTGTATCCCGAACTGGGCATTCGATGGAGCTGGTCGGAGTTTCAGAAGCAGTGCAATCGCGCGGCCAAAGGACTGATGCGCCTCGGTCTCGGGAAGGGGCACCATCTGGCGATCTGGGCGACCAATTTGCCGGAGTGGGTGATCACCCAGTTTGCCACGGGCAAGATGGGGGCGGTCCTGATCACCGTCAACACCCAGTACCGGACCCGCGAGCTGGAATATCTTCTCCGTCAGTCGGACACGGAGACGTTGATCCTGATGGAGGGGTTTCGGGGGAACAGCTATCTGGACATGATCTACGAAATCTGTCCCGAATTGAAGGAATCGATGCCCGGACAGCTCCGCTCCGCAAGGCTGCCCCGCCTCAAAAATGTCATCTTTATCGGAGACGAGCGGAAGCCGGGGATGTTTCTGTGGAAGGACATTCTGGCGCTGGGGGACGAGGTGAGCGACGAAGAGCTGCGGCGCCGCCAGGCATCCCTTCATCCCGACGATGTGATCAACATGCAGTACACGTCCGGCACCACCGGATTTCCCAAGGGAGTGATGCTGACCCACAACAACATCGTCAACAACGCCCGGAACGTGGCGGAATGCATGAAGCTGACCCACGAAGACCGCCTGTGCATCCCGGTCCCTTTCTTCCACTGTTTCGGTTGTGTGATGGGAACCCTGGCTTGTGCGGGCACGGGCGCGACGATGGTCCCGCTCATCGCCTTTGATCCCCTGAAGGTGCTGCAGGCGGTGGAACAGGAGCGGTGCACCGCGCTTCACGGGGTTCCCACCATGTTCATCGCGGAGCTGAACCATCCCGACTTCCGCAAGTTCGATCTGAGTTCCCTCCGCACGGGCATCATGGCCGGCTCCAACTGTCCCATCGAAGTGATGAGACGGGTGGTCGACGAGATGGGGGCGAAGGAGATCACCATCGCCTACGGCCAGACGGAATCCTCTCCGGTGATCACCCAGACCCGGACCGACGATCCCATCGAATTGCGCGTCTCGACGGTGGGACGGGTGCTTCCCAACGTGGAGGCCAAGATCGTGGATCCGGCGACGGGGAGAGAGGTGCCGCCGGGCGTCCAGGGGGAGCTGTGCACCCGGGGCTACCATGTCATGAAGGGATATTACAAGATGCCCGAAGCCACGGCGGAAGCCATCGACGATGAAGGGTGGCTCCACACCGGCGATCTGGCGGTGATGGACGAAAACGGCTATTTCCGCATCACGGGGCGGCTGAAGGATATGATCATCCGGGGAGGGGAAAACATTTACCCCCGGGAGATCGAGGAATTTCTCTACACGCATCCGAAGATCCTGGATGTGCAGATCGTCGGCGTTCCCGACGAGAAATACGGGGAGCAGGTGGCCGCCTTCATCCGGGTCAAGGAGGGGGAGCAGCTCACCCCAGAAGAGGTGCGCGCCTTCTGCGAGGGGAAGATCGCCCGGTACAAGATTCCCCGCCATGTCTTCTTTGTCGATGAATATCCCATGACGGCCAGCGGCAAAATCCAGAAATTCCGGCTGCGGGAGATGGCCGCCAGGGAATTGGGCCTGGAGAAAAAGGAAGAATCCGTCTGA